A region from the Stutzerimonas stutzeri genome encodes:
- a CDS encoding c-type cytochrome, producing the protein MKTLPALCVGMLGLAAGLAQAADGSDSYDLVARGRYLAVLGDCTACHTLPGEPAFAGGVAIDTPFGTVLGANITPDADTGIGRWSFEDFQNTMSNGHARGGKRLYAAMPYTAYTKVTREDNRALWAYLNSLDPVRHEVETNQLPFPFNIRTSLIAWNWLVFEEGEYQPDPERSAEWNRGAYLVQGLGHCGSCHTPKNLIGGDKDDEFLAGSNLQSWMAPDITANSHTGIGRWSEAEIVRYLKTGANRFDMASGPMAEAVEHSTQHWKDEDLAAVATYLKSLGDDEQSAPEPRPADDARMRTGALIYEDQCSACHTPDGEGITNLFPRLAQAPLVNSRDATSLIRVVLAGSRAVGTDAAPTAPAMPSFAWNMSDQHIADVLTYVRNSWGNAAAPVSADDVKALREELTP; encoded by the coding sequence ATGAAGACTCTTCCCGCTCTATGCGTCGGGATGCTCGGCCTCGCCGCCGGCTTGGCGCAGGCTGCCGATGGCAGTGACTCCTACGACCTGGTGGCACGTGGTCGTTACCTGGCGGTGCTCGGCGACTGCACGGCCTGCCACACGCTGCCCGGCGAGCCGGCCTTTGCCGGAGGCGTGGCGATCGATACGCCATTCGGCACGGTACTGGGCGCCAACATCACCCCGGATGCGGACACCGGCATCGGTCGCTGGTCGTTCGAGGATTTCCAGAACACCATGTCCAACGGCCACGCCCGCGGCGGCAAGCGGCTCTACGCGGCGATGCCCTATACCGCCTACACCAAGGTGACGCGTGAGGATAATCGCGCGCTCTGGGCGTACCTCAACTCCCTGGACCCTGTCCGGCACGAGGTCGAGACCAACCAGCTGCCGTTCCCGTTCAACATCCGCACCAGCCTGATCGCATGGAACTGGCTGGTCTTCGAGGAGGGCGAATACCAGCCGGACCCGGAGCGGTCGGCTGAGTGGAACCGAGGCGCGTACTTGGTGCAGGGGCTGGGGCACTGCGGCAGCTGCCACACGCCGAAGAACCTGATCGGCGGCGACAAGGACGACGAGTTCCTCGCCGGCAGCAACCTGCAGAGCTGGATGGCACCGGATATCACCGCCAACAGCCATACCGGTATCGGCCGCTGGAGCGAGGCGGAAATCGTTCGCTATCTCAAGACCGGCGCCAACCGCTTCGACATGGCGTCCGGACCGATGGCCGAAGCGGTGGAACACTCCACCCAGCATTGGAAGGACGAGGACCTGGCGGCCGTTGCGACCTACCTCAAGAGCCTTGGTGACGACGAGCAGAGTGCGCCCGAGCCGCGCCCGGCAGACGATGCCCGTATGCGCACTGGGGCGCTGATCTACGAGGATCAATGCTCGGCCTGCCATACGCCGGACGGAGAAGGCATCACCAATCTGTTCCCCAGGCTGGCGCAGGCGCCGCTGGTCAACAGTCGTGATGCGACGTCGCTCATCAGGGTGGTGTTGGCCGGTAGCCGCGCGGTGGGGACCGACGCGGCACCGACGGCGCCGGCCATGCCATCGTTCGCCTGGAACATGTCCGATCAGCACATCGCCGATGTGCTGACCTACGTGCGCAACAGTTGGGGCAACGCCGCGGCGCCTGTTTCGGCGGACGACGTCAAGGCCTTGCGGGAGGAGCTGACGCCCTAG
- a CDS encoding YnbE family lipoprotein has product MRLRHSICLLALALLASACTPRVELAVPNEPININLNVKIEHEIYIKVDKQLDSIINEDSGLF; this is encoded by the coding sequence ATGCGGTTGCGCCATTCAATCTGCCTCCTGGCGCTGGCTCTGCTAGCCAGCGCTTGCACCCCTCGAGTGGAACTGGCCGTGCCCAACGAGCCGATCAATATCAACCTCAACGTCAAGATCGAGCACGAGATCTACATCAAGGTCGACAAGCAGCTCGATTCCATCATCAACGAAGACAGCGGACTCTTCTGA
- a CDS encoding GMC family oxidoreductase, with the protein MIKKLPATDVVVIGLGWVGSIIANELADEGLDVIALERGPWRDTARDFNIASVTDELRYLRRQELMLRPMQNAVTVRNTPSQTALPMREWGSFHPGNGVGGAGNHWAGITFRFQPEEFRLKSHLTERYGADAIPDELVLQDWGTDWAEMEPHYTAFERLAGTSGKAGNLNGEIQPGGNPFEGSRSIEYPTPPLAQPYGPTLFAETVRELGYQPFPVPSSLASQAYTNPLGVTMGPCTFCGFCTNFGCANYSKASAIVNVLPALMRKPNFTAVTHAEVLRVTLDSTGKRATGVVYADTSGNQYEQPAELVVVSAFTFENVRLMLLSGVGKPYDPVSNTGTTGRNYAYQTANSVQLFFDDKNFNPFIGAGAVGMGIDEFNNDNFDHSGLGFLGGGSIRVTPVGASPIGTRPVPPGTPRWGSKWKQATVDNYLSTMSIGCEASSYTTRTNYLSLDPTYTDPHGRPLLRITFDFSENDRKMSRFSIDKLAEIAAPMNPRHIVKTYQDGHWNSGPYQSSHVVGGFVMGADPSTSSVNKHLQVWDVPNLFVVGASAFPQNPGYNPTGTVGALAFKAADAIRRLYLKNPGEMIAI; encoded by the coding sequence ATGATAAAGAAGCTTCCTGCAACAGACGTGGTAGTGATCGGGCTGGGCTGGGTGGGGTCGATCATCGCCAACGAACTGGCCGACGAAGGGCTCGACGTCATTGCCCTGGAGCGCGGCCCCTGGCGCGACACCGCGCGGGATTTCAACATCGCCTCGGTGACCGACGAGCTACGTTACTTGCGCCGTCAGGAACTGATGCTGCGGCCCATGCAGAATGCCGTGACGGTGCGCAACACCCCGTCGCAAACGGCGCTGCCGATGCGCGAGTGGGGTTCGTTCCACCCGGGTAACGGCGTCGGCGGGGCGGGCAACCACTGGGCCGGCATCACGTTTCGCTTCCAGCCCGAGGAATTCCGCCTCAAGAGTCACCTGACCGAACGCTATGGTGCCGATGCCATCCCGGATGAGCTGGTGCTGCAGGACTGGGGCACCGACTGGGCCGAGATGGAGCCGCATTACACCGCCTTCGAGCGTCTGGCCGGTACCTCGGGCAAGGCCGGCAATCTCAACGGCGAAATCCAGCCGGGCGGCAATCCCTTCGAGGGCAGTCGCTCGATCGAATACCCGACGCCACCGCTGGCGCAGCCCTATGGCCCGACGCTGTTCGCCGAGACCGTGCGCGAACTGGGCTACCAACCGTTTCCGGTGCCATCCTCGCTGGCATCCCAGGCCTACACCAACCCGCTCGGGGTCACCATGGGACCCTGCACCTTCTGCGGCTTCTGTACCAACTTCGGTTGCGCCAACTATTCCAAGGCCAGCGCCATCGTCAATGTGCTGCCGGCGCTGATGCGCAAGCCCAACTTCACCGCGGTGACCCACGCCGAAGTGCTGCGCGTGACGCTGGATTCGACCGGCAAGCGCGCAACCGGTGTGGTCTATGCCGATACCTCGGGCAACCAGTACGAGCAACCGGCGGAGCTGGTGGTGGTCAGTGCCTTCACCTTCGAGAATGTTCGGCTGATGCTGCTGTCCGGCGTCGGCAAGCCCTACGATCCGGTGAGCAATACCGGTACCACCGGGCGCAACTACGCCTACCAGACCGCCAACAGCGTGCAGCTGTTTTTCGACGACAAGAACTTCAATCCCTTCATCGGCGCCGGTGCGGTGGGCATGGGCATCGACGAGTTCAATAACGACAATTTCGACCACTCGGGGCTGGGGTTCCTTGGCGGCGGCAGCATCCGGGTGACGCCAGTCGGCGCTTCGCCGATCGGTACGCGACCGGTGCCTCCGGGCACTCCGCGCTGGGGCTCGAAATGGAAGCAGGCCACGGTGGATAACTACCTCAGCACCATGTCCATCGGTTGCGAGGCGAGCAGCTACACCACCCGTACCAACTACCTGTCGCTCGATCCGACCTATACCGACCCGCACGGCCGGCCGCTGCTGCGCATCACCTTCGATTTCTCCGAGAACGATCGCAAGATGTCGCGCTTTTCCATCGACAAGCTGGCCGAGATCGCCGCGCCGATGAATCCTCGGCACATCGTCAAGACCTACCAGGACGGGCACTGGAACAGCGGGCCGTATCAGTCTTCGCATGTGGTCGGCGGCTTCGTGATGGGTGCCGATCCGTCCACCAGTTCGGTCAACAAGCATCTGCAGGTCTGGGACGTGCCGAACCTGTTCGTCGTGGGTGCCAGTGCCTTCCCGCAGAACCCCGGCTACAACCCGACCGGGACGGTGGGCGCGCTGGCCTTCAAGGCGGCCGACGCCATTCGCCGGCTCTATCTGAAAAACCCCGGGGAGATGATCGCCATATGA
- a CDS encoding YdbL family protein, producing MKSYLKLGTLLMALCLALPAAAMSLNEAMAALGQAKASGQLGEKPDGYLGVVQGGGQAEEIASQINQARRAEYHRLAQKNGISVSDVEAIAGKKAIEKTPSGQVIQLNGTWVKK from the coding sequence ATGAAAAGCTATCTGAAACTCGGCACCCTGCTCATGGCGCTGTGCCTGGCCCTGCCGGCCGCGGCCATGTCGCTCAACGAAGCCATGGCCGCGCTTGGCCAGGCCAAAGCCAGCGGCCAGCTCGGCGAGAAGCCCGACGGCTACCTGGGCGTGGTACAGGGCGGCGGTCAGGCCGAAGAGATCGCCAGCCAGATCAACCAGGCCCGGCGGGCTGAATACCATCGCCTGGCGCAGAAGAACGGCATCAGCGTCAGCGACGTCGAAGCCATCGCCGGCAAGAAAGCCATCGAAAAGACCCCGTCCGGCCAGGTCATCCAGCTGAACGGTACCTGGGTCAAGAAGTAA